The Etheostoma cragini isolate CJK2018 chromosome 10, CSU_Ecrag_1.0, whole genome shotgun sequence nucleotide sequence ACATCATACGCTCCCCTCTTGTGAAACCTGTAATtgaccaaagaaaaaaaaggagcttGTTGAGACTATTTTTTGTTTCCATCTATGACAAGTATAGAAAAGCCCttcacatgtgtgtgtagtgtgcgTTTATGAGTGAATCTCTGTGCGTTTGGCTTACCTAAGCAACAATAAAAGGGCTATGATGGTGAGGCAGATGGACGACAGCACCACCGCCACCACCGCCAGAGCTGTGGTGCGGTTGTAGCCCTCCTGAGGCTTCTCCAAGGGCAACGTGAAAAACTGACACCTCTCCCCAGAGTAACTCGGGTGGCACCTGCAGACCAGACAGAGAGTGAATGGGTTGAGAGGTTAATAATTTGGTGGATCCCGAGCGGTGGGGGTGGTGTGCAGATAGATGCAGAGCTGATACTTACACACAGGAGGGGGCACGGAGGTCCCTCAGGTACTGGCAGGTGCCGTGAATGCAGAAATCTTTATACTTCTTAAGGCAAGgatttctcttctttcctttgcctttccctctctttcttccatTTACCCTCCTTTGCTTTCCGTCAGTGCTTTCAGTCTCCAGGATGGCAGACGGGTCTTTGGGTTTGCTTACCATGGCAACTaaaccaaaaacagaacaaccaaacaattacatttttttgtcttcagcaAGTAAAACAGCAGTGAGAAACTTTCTGAATGTGAAAAACTCCCTTACTTCGTGGCCGTTCCACATAGTCTCCTGACATGCCATCTTCATACTCCTCTTCATAATAGTAATCTCCGTATTCCTCGCCTTCCTGCCCATTATCCGTTGTTGTAGCACTCACGCTtctgctctcctcctccaccctcctGTCTTTGGTCGTGTCCAAGTTGATAACAGTTGTGTGCCGCTGCCTGTCGCTCTCGTAACGGCCAACTGCAGCACCACTGGCCGGTCTGGACACCACTGGAGGGGAGAATaacagtgttttaaatgttaaaactgcATTTAAGCTTGGATTGATACAGTTTTTAATAGATTAGACCCCTAAAACTCTTCCTCTGGGGGACAAACAGTGCACACAAGTTATTGTGCCAAGGTGGGAGGACCTCTGAGGGCAAGTCGAAACAAGTTTTGCATGTACAAGGAAGCTCCTTGGAAGGAGAATGTTTGGCTTTCATTGCAATCATGCTGATCCCTGTTGAGAAATGCACAAGCTCAGATGCAGAGCACGGCCCTTAAGGGTTTGTAGGTATCCACTGCCTTGCTCAGAAGCACTTAGGCAGAGTGGAAGCTGGCCAACACTTGGACTTGAACTAGAAAGGCAGACCTTCCCCTTAGAGGAGAAGTTTGGATCTATGGGCTTGAAAGGGAAATATAGTGGGGAGGACAAATAGAAGTTGGCATATACTCTGTGTCTCATACACACACGCGAAATGCATGGACAGACAGTTAGCTAATGTCAGGCAAGAATatgagttaaaaataaatgtatctagTTACATAAAGCATGCTCTAAAATAGAGAGATGACCCCATTAGCTCCCGAATAGCCTGGCATCATGAAAACCGTTGCTTTAAAGGTTATGAAGTTTCCAAGCCGGTCCGGTCCGGGCCATGCCATGCTGGAGAGGTTTACATAGATAGGCTAGTCAAGAAGAGACGGTGGCGCACAGGTAGACACACAAAGATAACGTCAAACATAACCATGTCACTCAACAGAGGAAGAAATTGTTATCTTACATAAGCGCACATTAAAACTCACCCAAGGCGTGAACGAGTAAGAGCACAGCACTGAAAATCCTCATGATGTCAAAACGTCCAGTGACTTTtcgggggaaaaaaatgttcatcTAGTCTACAAGTTGTATTCGTTGTATTGTATCCAGTTGTTCCGGTTCTAATTATTCctctctttttgctttttggggttttattctCGGTGTGTCTTCTGCCAGTTTGGAACCTTTTCGCGTTACTTCAGAGCACTGGTGCGTCCCGGATGTTCCAGTGAGAGGAGCGGAGTGAAGGAGCGTCCGGACAGAGGCTCCGCCGTATTTATGGCCCCTTTATTTCACCACGCCTCCAAAGACTGAAAGTTGGCCTACTACTGTTGGAACATGTACACGATGATAGCCGACAGACCACTGCATTCATTAATGGAATATTGTGCTCATCACTTTGGTGTGGAGTAGCCTGCTGTGTAGTCCAGGGCCACTTCAAATTCCAATGAAAATGACTGTGATGGTCACACTTGTAGGCATTATAGCCTCTTATATGGTAGACTGTTACTATTTGAGTAGGCTTGATGTGATTTGGCCTATTATTTCAGTAATGTATCCATCTACATCCTGTAGCCTACACGTTTCCGTGGAAGTTGTCGACAATTAATTCTATAGGCGAGTTATTTTAGCAATGATATAGGTTAATAGATGTTAGTCCCATCTTAAAGCAAACACCTAGGCCTACCTGAAgtgcttttgtcttttaaagcaCTGACTGTAGTTTCTATCAGCCACAGTGGATGTTGCTCTATTATTCTAATTAGGATTCCGATTTTTGGAAGAGTTTTGGAAGTATTTCTAGTTTCCATTTGTATTTGtgggatagatagatagatagatagatagatagatagatagatagatagatagatagatagatagatagatagatagatagatagatagatagatagacaattaaaataaataggtATAtaacaaatatgcaaaatagTTCCCAAATTCTgcgcctttttatttttatttgaattactGATTTTTTAATCCATTTACTCACAATTGCATTCTACCATATGGCTCAAGGGATTCAGTTGGGCACATCTGGATTAAATGAAGTTTCTAGACACATATTGTGTAAGAGTGCAAAATTGCCCtcacaacaaatacaataattagAGTGATGTTGAAAAATGGTGCGCCAACACTACCAATAATACGGAAAAATAATGGCAACTTACCGGTCTAAAGTGGACTGGTGAATTTATTTAGGcctataaataataaatgcacCTTGTTAGAGGTTCAACAGGCAAATACCGCACAGCTTGTCTGCGCCATCACTTGATGGAAATGGGAACCACACCACACCTGCTCTAAATTCACTGGAGAAGACTTTACTGGGACTTGTTTCGAGTTGTAAAAGGAGGGGCCAGAAGTCACTAATCGGTTTGCCCATTACATCGAATTATCTTGTCAAGAGAAAGCCCTGAGATTAATAATAATTAGGTTACGCAGTAGTTAgagatgtttgttttcataacaAATTATCAATGAAATGTTGCTAGTGTCCAATTTGGAAAGTCGAGagcaagataaataaaataacaccaaaCATGACATAGGTAAATCTAATAGTGACCATATTATTGAAGCATTACTCAAATACTGCCATTGCATGATAATGCACAATATACTGATGTTCTTACTGTGTTTAGTTAATTAATAAGTTTAAGAGTCTATGAGTCTTTAGTATATAATATCACATAACACATCACATAAAACAATACAGAACATAAAGTACGTGAATGGTCCGTGTACGTTTTGATCGTTTGTTTTTTCGTttgaaccacaaaacaaaataaggaGAAAACCACCGTTTTTCGTTTGTCGTTTCAAAccgaaaacaaaaaaacggtaAAAAGAGACCCATTTTCCCGTTTTGGTTTCTGAATTCAAAAAACGAAAAACGAGTAAACCAAATTCAAATAACGgtccgttttttgttttttgacattccTATATTCATTTCTCCGTTTGAAGAtctacattaaaagaaagacaggTGGCCGgaagtaataataaatatagcCTACACAAATAAAAGCCAAGCTTTTATAACAGGAAAATTGTGCTGCACTAACGTTATACCAGAGTAACGTTAGAAGaaaaagattaatcaataaatagGCTGATATGAACCTGGACCGAAAGAAATATGTTAGCAACAGTAGTTTATAAATTTATTACAGTTATTTAGCCTATTCACGTGCACATCACAAGCCCCGTTTAATGAGCGCATTGTTTGGTTCAaaacagttggtaatatagggtaaCCTGAGAACTTGTGTGCACAGAGTTGGTAGGCTACTGTTAGCGCtatattaaataattacattcatatttaatatgGTTTCCATGTAATGGACCAAACTGTTC carries:
- the hbegfa gene encoding heparin-binding EGF-like growth factor a isoform X1, with the translated sequence MNIFFPRKVTGRFDIMRIFSAVLLLVHALVVSRPASGAAVGRYESDRQRHTTVINLDTTKDRRVEEESRSVSATTTDNGQEGEEYGDYYYEEEYEDGMSGDYVERPRIAMVSKPKDPSAILETESTDGKQRRVNGRKRGKGKGKKRNPCLKKYKDFCIHGTCQYLRDLRAPSCVCHPSYSGERCQFFTLPLEKPQEGYNRTTALAVVAVVLSSICLTIIALLLLLRFHKRGAYDVENEEKVKLGLASNH
- the hbegfa gene encoding heparin-binding EGF-like growth factor a isoform X2, with protein sequence MNIFFPRKVTGRFDIMRIFSAVLLLVHALVVSRPASGAAVGRYESDRQRHTTVINLDTTKDRRVEEESRSVSATTTDNGQEGEEYGDYYYEEEYEDGMSGDYVERPRIAMVSKPKDPSAILETESTDGKQRRVNGRKRGKGKGKKRNPCLKKYKDFCIHGTCQYLRDLRAPSCVCHPSYSGERCQFFTLPLEKPQEGYNRTTALAVVAVVLSSICLTIIALLLLLRQRCGNSTSK